Proteins from one Coffea arabica cultivar ET-39 chromosome 8c, Coffea Arabica ET-39 HiFi, whole genome shotgun sequence genomic window:
- the LOC113705692 gene encoding large ribosomal subunit protein eL24-like — MVLKTELCRFSGAKIYPGKGIRFVRSDSQVFLFANSKCKRYFHNRLKPSKLTWTAMYRKQHKKDTTTEILKKRRQTTKKPYSRSIVGATLEVIQKKRTEKPEVRDAAREAALREIKERIKKTKDEKKAKKAEVAKAQKSTKGGLSKGAAPKGPKLGGGGGKR; from the exons AACTGAACTATGCCGCTTTAGCGGTGCAAAGATCTACCCTGGGAAGGGCATCAGGTTTGTTCGTTCAGATTCTCAG GTCTTCCTTTTTGCCAACTCAAAATGCAAGAGGTATTTTCACAACCGCTTGAAGCCGTCAAAGCTTACATGGACTGCAATGTACCGGAAACAACACAAGAAG GACACTACTACTGAAATCTTGAAGAAAAGGCGCCAAACTACAAAGAAACCTTATTCAAGGTCCATAGTTGGTGCCACATTGGAAGTTATCCAAAAGAAGAGAACTGAGAAGCCAGAAGTCCGAGATGCAGCACGTGAAGCTGCTCTGCG TGAAATCAAGGAGAGAATCAAGAAAACCAAGGATGAAAAGAAGGCCAAGAAAGCAGAAGTTGCCAAAGCCCAGAAGTCTACAAAGGGTGGCTTGTCTAAGGGCGCTGCACCCAAGGGTCCTAAGCTTGGAGGAGGGGGTGGGAAAAGATGA